In Treponema denticola, one genomic interval encodes:
- a CDS encoding PHP domain-containing protein has translation MKTNNLISNFHTHTYLCKHAEGKPIDYVKEAIKAGCSALGFSDHCPYPDSSWDYCRMGEYEVNLYKSMVEEAVIDAPFPVYFGFECEWHPRYKSWYKDFLREELKSDFLVLGSHWYDVGGRLEYAPTLTKKELFGYIDFTIEGMASGLYNFLAHPDLFLADVSNIDSDHLACSRTLIQASVDLDMPIEINGYGTFKRKIERAGRDEFIYPVRQFWEIASDMGARIICNSDAHFPEHTILGCRNAMAFAESIGIKVQDTAEALGFRIING, from the coding sequence ATGAAAACGAATAATTTGATAAGCAATTTTCACACCCATACTTATTTGTGTAAACATGCTGAAGGGAAGCCGATCGATTATGTAAAAGAAGCGATTAAGGCCGGCTGTTCGGCTCTAGGTTTTTCAGACCATTGTCCCTATCCCGATTCTTCATGGGATTATTGCCGTATGGGAGAGTATGAGGTAAACCTCTATAAGAGCATGGTAGAGGAAGCTGTCATTGATGCTCCTTTTCCCGTATATTTCGGTTTTGAGTGCGAATGGCATCCCCGCTATAAGAGCTGGTACAAGGACTTTTTGAGGGAGGAACTGAAGTCCGATTTTTTGGTTTTAGGTTCTCACTGGTATGATGTAGGCGGCCGCTTGGAATATGCTCCAACCCTTACAAAAAAAGAACTTTTCGGTTATATTGATTTTACGATTGAAGGAATGGCATCAGGTCTTTATAATTTTTTAGCCCATCCCGATCTTTTTTTGGCTGATGTTTCAAACATAGATTCAGACCATCTGGCTTGTTCAAGGACCTTGATTCAGGCGTCCGTTGATCTTGATATGCCGATAGAAATAAACGGATACGGTACCTTTAAAAGAAAAATTGAACGCGCCGGGCGCGATGAGTTTATTTATCCGGTCAGGCAATTTTGGGAAATTGCTTCAGATATGGGGGCCAGAATTATCTGTAATTCTGATGCTCATTTCCCTGAGCATACTATTTTGGGCTGCAGGAATGCAATGGCCTTTGCAGAGAGTATAGGGATTAAGGTTCAAGATACTGCCGAAGCCCTAGGTTTCAGGATTATCAATGGATAA
- a CDS encoding YbgA family protein — translation MNDNKKISQKLWAQNKYLVLSKSQKIYKDIRELLKKEDITPDEVQLLIDQAIKLEENPKEVINSLQHIWGYFKNCAEKNAKENFLNMIELYKYGKINKKEILIYLLTLLKKYPNKYLENSNIFKEEEN, via the coding sequence ATGAATGATAATAAAAAAATCAGCCAAAAGCTCTGGGCGCAAAACAAGTATTTGGTTTTAAGCAAGTCTCAAAAAATTTATAAGGATATAAGAGAGCTTTTAAAAAAAGAAGACATAACCCCTGATGAAGTGCAGCTCCTAATTGATCAAGCCATTAAACTTGAAGAAAACCCAAAAGAAGTAATCAATTCCCTTCAGCACATATGGGGCTATTTTAAAAATTGCGCAGAAAAAAACGCAAAAGAAAATTTTTTAAATATGATTGAGCTATATAAATATGGAAAAATAAATAAAAAAGAAATTTTAATCTATCTTTTAACCTTGCTAAAAAAATATCCTAATAAATATTTAGAAAATTCAAATATTTTTAAGGAAGAGGAAAATTAA
- a CDS encoding pyrimidine dimer DNA glycosylase/endonuclease V, translating into MRLWHQNLISRLPAQQLLGQHRECYALRGLDWRKKHPVVAGEI; encoded by the coding sequence ATGCGACTATGGCATCAAAACCTGATAAGCAGATTACCCGCACAGCAGCTATTAGGGCAACATAGGGAATGCTATGCATTAAGAGGTCTGGACTGGAGAAAAAAGCACCCGGTAGTGGCGGGAGAAATATAG
- a CDS encoding TPM domain-containing protein codes for MTKKIKLFSVLFFIAAVNIFSLNVPKLKGPVNDLAGILSDDKKTEIENFLFEIEKKSDVQIAVLTIPSLEGENCEEYSLRVAETWQLGSKEKDSGVLLLVAVNDKKMRIEVGYGLEANLTDAASGRIIRNVIAPEFKTGNFGSGIFLGVKAIAGCALQDESMLSKINSSDDDSDGFAIIVGLTALFIIWFIFCRLIPCFFWILYRLITLKGFTGEELVTNLFTSRSAFKFLGSSGGGGGYSGGGGSFGGGGASGSW; via the coding sequence ATGACAAAAAAAATCAAGCTTTTTTCTGTCTTGTTTTTTATTGCGGCCGTTAATATTTTTTCGCTTAATGTGCCTAAGCTTAAAGGGCCTGTAAACGACTTAGCCGGTATTCTATCGGATGATAAAAAGACTGAAATAGAGAATTTTCTTTTTGAAATTGAAAAAAAATCGGATGTGCAAATAGCCGTATTAACTATCCCTTCTCTCGAAGGAGAAAATTGTGAAGAATATTCATTGCGTGTTGCAGAAACATGGCAGCTTGGCTCTAAAGAAAAAGATTCCGGTGTTTTGCTCCTTGTTGCCGTAAACGATAAAAAAATGCGTATTGAAGTAGGGTACGGCCTTGAGGCAAATCTTACCGATGCCGCTTCAGGCCGTATTATACGGAATGTAATAGCTCCCGAATTTAAAACAGGGAATTTCGGTAGCGGAATATTCCTAGGGGTAAAAGCTATTGCAGGATGTGCCTTACAGGATGAAAGTATGCTATCCAAAATCAATTCCTCTGATGATGATAGTGACGGCTTTGCTATCATCGTCGGACTTACGGCTTTATTTATAATATGGTTTATTTTTTGCAGACTTATTCCGTGCTTTTTCTGGATTTTGTACCGCTTGATAACTTTGAAGGGATTTACCGGTGAGGAATTGGTAACTAATTTATTTACTTCAAGAAGCGCGTTTAAATTTTTAGGTTCGTCGGGAGGCGGAGGCGGTTATTCAGGAGGAGGGGGCAGTTTTGGAGGCGGCGGAGCTTCGGGAAGCTGGTAG
- a CDS encoding TPM domain-containing protein: protein MENKRILNKIHITNKDLDLIKNAVAEAEKTTNGEIALAVIPQSDSYSFVELFAAVCLAFISFFVMLYFGNGIWQLLETKLWYPSPKTLTAVIGAGVLIIMLLFFLLINIPALDRLIIPKKIKEARVYARALKHFVECGIYKTAERTGILIFVSILERKVFIIADSGIAEKVEQNTWNGICGIITDGLKSKNTAKSLCKAVEECGKILAEHFPKTAGNPNEYPDGLVVLER from the coding sequence ATGGAAAATAAACGGATATTAAACAAAATACATATTACTAATAAAGATTTGGATTTGATTAAAAATGCTGTTGCAGAGGCGGAAAAAACTACAAATGGTGAAATTGCTTTGGCGGTTATTCCTCAAAGTGATTCTTATTCGTTTGTAGAATTGTTTGCTGCCGTCTGCCTAGCCTTTATTTCTTTTTTTGTAATGCTTTATTTTGGCAACGGTATTTGGCAATTACTCGAAACAAAACTTTGGTATCCTTCTCCTAAGACTCTCACAGCCGTGATCGGGGCCGGTGTTTTGATTATAATGCTCCTTTTCTTTTTGCTGATAAATATTCCCGCTCTCGATAGATTAATAATTCCAAAAAAAATAAAGGAAGCAAGGGTATATGCAAGAGCTTTAAAACATTTTGTAGAATGCGGAATTTATAAGACTGCCGAAAGAACCGGTATTTTGATCTTTGTTTCTATTCTTGAAAGAAAAGTTTTTATTATTGCAGATTCCGGTATTGCCGAAAAAGTTGAGCAAAACACATGGAACGGTATTTGCGGCATAATAACTGACGGCTTAAAGTCAAAGAATACGGCAAAGAGTTTATGCAAGGCTGTAGAAGAATGCGGAAAAATTCTTGCAGAACATTTTCCTAAAACGGCAGGAAACCCGAATGAATATCCCGACGGGCTTGTGGTATTGGAGCGATAG